One genomic window of Cannabis sativa cultivar Pink pepper isolate KNU-18-1 chromosome 2, ASM2916894v1, whole genome shotgun sequence includes the following:
- the LOC133034490 gene encoding uncharacterized protein LOC133034490 — MGKNDAVIQSQAASLRNLELQLGHLANELKARPQGSLPSDTKNPRRDAKEQCNAIQLRSGKHLKNSEEEIKGSGEPTSIQIDEKLSNKTAQEFADTSQVDTAKGQQPDSQQSALLHINIPLVEALEQMPNYVKFLKEILTKKRRLGEFETVALTEGCSAMLKNKIPPKLKDPGSFTIPISIGGRDVGRALCDLGASINLMPMSIFKKLGIGEARPTIVTLQLADRSMAHPDGKIEDVLVQVDKFIFPADFIILDYEEDREVPIILGRPFLATGRTLIDVEKGELTMRAQDEQATFKVFHPIRAPDAIGECLAIGDMDPNMVEESKLKVSKKVRKKIPLKEIAKDHEAQESKDKASFDSKKLPKKKRKKKKLSRKFRSQMFEVGQQVIFSNSLTKANHGPLDSKCDGSFLVVRVYPDGVVELREALSRRKFLVKGQGVKFGSGEVNREKASISLKDA, encoded by the exons ATGGGcaaaaatgatgcggtgataCAAAGTCAAGCTGCCTCTCTTCGAAACTTAGAGTTGCAACTTGGACATTTGGCCAATGAATTAAAAGCTAGGCCGCAAGGTTCTTTGCCTAGCGACACGAAAAATCCAAGGAGGGATGCGAAGGAACAATGCAACGCCATTCAGCTAAGGAGTGGGAAGCATCTGAAAAATTCTGAGGAGGAAATAAAGGGTAGTGGGGAGCCCACTTCCATCCAAATCGACGAAAAATTGAGTAACAAAACTGCCCAGGAATTTGCTGATACCAGTCAAGTTGATACAGCAAAGGGTCAGCAACCTGACAGTCAGCAATCCGCACTA CTCCATATCAATATTCCCTTGGTAGAAGCGCTAGAGCAAATGCCAAATTATGTCAAGTTCTTAAAAgaaattttgacaaagaaaaggaGGCTTGGTGAGTTTGAAACGGTCGCTTTGACCGAGGGCTGTAGCGCTATGTTGAAGAACAAAATTCCACCTAAATTGAAAGATCCGGGCAGCTTCACAATTCCAATTTCCATTGGGGGTCGAGATGTTGGAAGAGCTCTTTGTGATTTGGGAGCTAGTATTAATCTCATGCCCATGTCTATTTTCAAGAAGTtgggaattggagaagcaaggccAACCATCGTCACTTTGCAATTAGCGGATCGTTCCATGGCTCATCCGGATGGAAAAATTGAAGATGTTTTGGTACAAGTAGATAAGTTCATCTTTCCGGCGGACTTCATTATTCTTGACTATGAGGAAGATAGGGAAGTTCCAATCATTTTAGGGAGGCCATTTCTTGCCACGGGAAGGACTTTGATAGATGTTGAAAAAGGAGAGCTCACCATGAGAGCTCAAGATGAGCAAGCCACATTCAAGGTTTTCCATCCCATACGTGCTCCGGATGCAATAGGAGAATGCTTAGCAATTGGAGATATGGATCCTAACATGGTTGAGGAGTCCAAATTAAAAGTTAGTAAGAAGGTGAGAAAGAAGATTCCCCTTAAAGAAATTGCTAAAGATCACGAGGCACAAGAAAGCAAAGACAAAGCATCATTTGACTCTAAAAAACTacccaaaaagaagagaaagaaaaagaagcttaGTAGAAAATTTCGGTCTCAAATGTTTGAAGTTGGGCAACAAGTGATTTTTTCCAACTCGTTAACGAAGGCTAATCATGGACCACTAGATTCAAAGTGTGATGGATCTTTCTTGGTGGTGAGAGTATACCCCGATGGGGTGGTGGAACTTCGTGAAGCACTTTCAAGAAGAAAATTCTTAGTGAAAGGCCAAGGAGTGAAGTTTGGGAGTGGAGAGGTCAACCGAGAAAAGGCCTCTATTTCCTTGAAGGATGCTTGA
- the LOC115719608 gene encoding probable linoleate 9S-lipoxygenase 5: MLKDIIKAISGDNEEEGKKIRGSVVLMKKNVLDFNDFNASILDRFHELVGKGVSIQLISSVHGDPENGLQGKLGKAAYLEDWITTITPLTAGESAFKVTFDLEDNDIGVAGAFSIRNNHHSEFYLKTLTLDYPDQTRVHFVCNSWVYPAKRYQKDRIFFTNNTYLPSETPSPLLKYREEELLSLRGNREGELQEWDRVYDYAYYNDLANPDKGPEYARPVLGGSSEYPYPRRGRTGRPPTKTDPNTESRLPILMSLNIYVPRDERFGHLKMSDFLAYALKSVAQVIKPELESKFDNTPSEFDSFQDVLNMYDGGIELPKGLVDDIRENIPAEMLKEIFRTDGERLLKYPLPQVLKESRSAWRTDEEFAREMLAGVNPVSISLLQEFPPASKLDKNTYGDQTSTITEEHIKNNLDGLTVNEALEKNKLFILNHHDMLFPYLRRINSTSSKIYATRTLLFLKNDGTLKPLAIELSLPHPDGDQFGVVSKVFTPTKEGVESHIWQLAKAYAAVNDSGVHQLISHWLNTHAAIEPFVIATNRQLSVLHPIHKLLQPHFRDTMNINAFARQILINAGGILEFTVFPAKYAMEMSSAVYKNWVFPEQALPEELMKRGMAVKDSSAPHGLRLLIQDYPYGVDGLEIWYAIKTWVEDYCSFYYKTDEAIQKDSELQSWWKEVREEGHGDKKNEPWWPKMQTRQELIDSCTIIIWIASALHAAVNFGQYPYAGYLPNRPTLSRRFMPEKGTPEYEELQSNPEKAFLKTITAQLPTLIGVALIEILSRHASDEVYLGQRDTPQWTSDTAPLEAFDRFGKKLAEIEEKIMNMNNDEKLKNRVGPVKVPYTLLYPTSDEGLTGKGIPNSVSI, from the exons atgttgAAGGATATCATTAAGGCAATCTCCGGTGACAATGAGGAGGAGGGGAAGAAGATCAGAGGAAGTGTGGTTCTGATGAAGAAAAATGTGTTGGATTTCAATGACTTCAACGCCTCCATTCTGGATCGTTTTCATGAGCTAGTAGGCAAAGGAGTCTCTATTCAACTTATTAGCTCTGTTCATGGCGACCCTG AAAATGGGTTGCAAGGGAAGCTGGGAAAAGCAGCATACTTGGAGGACTGGATAACAACCATTACCCCATTGACAGCAGGAGAGTCTGCATTTAAGGTCACTTTTGACTTGGAAGATAATGATATAGGAGTTGCAGGGGCTTTTTCGATAAGAAATAATCACCACAGTGAATTCTACCTCAAGACACTCACACTTGATTATCCTGATCAAACTAGGGTCCATTTTGTTTGCAACTCATGGGTGTACCCGGCTAAACGTTACCAAAAAGATCGTATTTTCTTCACCAATAAT ACATATCTTCCAAGTGAAACACCATCTCCACTGCTCAAATACAGAGAAGAAGAGCTACTTAGCTTAAGAGGAAATAGAGAAGGAGAGCTTCAAGAGTGGGATAGAGTATATGACTATGCTTATTACAATGATTTGGCCAATCCAGATAAGGGCCCTGAGTATGCTCGTCCAGTTCTTGGAGGGTCTAGTGAGTACCCTTATCCTCGTAGAGGAAGAACTGGAAGACCACCAACTAAGACAG ATCCTAACACAGAGAGCAGGTTGCcgattcttatgagtttgaacATTTATGTTCCAAGAGATGAGAGATTTGGGCATCTAAAGATGTCTGACTTCCTTGCTTATGCTCTTAAATCTGTAGCACAAGTCATTAAACCTGAGTTAGAATCCAAGTTTGACAACACTCCTTCTGAGTTTGATAGCTTCCAAGATGTGTTGAATATGTATGATGGAGGGATTGAGCTGCCTAAAGGGTTGGTTGATGACATTAGAGAAAACATACCTGCTGAGATGCTTAAAGAAATTTTTAGAACAGATGGTGAAAGACTCCTCAAATACCCTCTTCCTCAAGTTCTTAAAG AGAGTAGGTCTGCTTGGAGGACTGATGAAGAATTTGCAAGAGAAATGTTGGCTGGAGTTAACCCCGTTTCCATTAGTCTTCTCCAA gAATTTCCACCAGCAAGCAAGCTAGACAAAAACACTTATGGTGATCAAACAAGTACCATAACTGAAGAACACATCAAGAATAACTTAGATGGGCTCACTGTGAATGAG GCACTTGAGAAGAACAAGTTGTTTATATTGAACCACCATGATATGCTGTTCCCTTACCTGAGGAGGATAAACTCAACTTCCTCAAAAATCTATGCAACAAGGACACTTCTTTTCTTGAAAAATGATGGCACTTTAAAGCCATTGGCGATCGAATTAAGCTTGCCACATCCAGATGGTGATCAATTTGGTGTTGTTAGCAAAGTTTTCACTCCGACAAAAGAAGGTGTAGAGAGTCACATTTGGCAGCTAGCTAAAGCCTATGCTGCTGTAAATGACTCTGGGGTTCATCAACTCATTAGTCATTG GTTGAACACTCATGCTGCCATCGAGCCATTTGTAATAGCAACCAACAGGCAGCTAAGTGTTCTTCACCCAATTCACAAGCTCTTGCAACCACATTTTCGAGACACTATGAATATCAACGCATTTGCCAGACAGATTCTCATTAATGCTGGAGGCATTCTTGAATTCACTGTCTTTCCAGCGAAGTATGCCATGGAAATGAGTTCAGCAGTTTATAAGAACTGGGTTTTCCCAGAGCAAGCTCTACCAGAAGAACTCATGAAGCG AGGAATGGCAGTGAAGGACTCAAGTGCGCCCCATGGTCTTCGGCTACTGATACAGGACTACCCTTATGGTGTTGATGGGCTTGAAATATGGTATGCAATCAAAACATGGGTTGAAGACTACTGCTCTTTCTACTACAAGACTGATGAAGCCATTCAAAAAGACTCAGAGCTTCAATCATGGTGGAAAGAGGTTAGAGAAGAGGGTCACGGTGACAAGAAAAATGAACCTTGGTGGCCCAAAATGCAAACTCGTCAAGAGTTGATTGACTCCTGCACCATAATCATATGGATTGCTTCTGCCCTCCACGCAGCTGTCAACTTTGGACAGTACCCTTATGCAGGTTACCTTCCAAACCGCCCCACACTAAGCAGACGGTTCATGCCCGAAAAAGGTACTCCTGAGTATGAAGAGCTTCAATCTAATCCTGAGAAGGCTTTCTTGAAGACAATCACTGCTCAGCTTCCTACCCTTATTGGGGTTGCTCTCATTGAGATTTTATCAAGGCATGCTTCTGATGAGGTCTATCTTGGTCAAAGAGACACTCCTCAATGGACTTCAGACACAGCTCCATTGGAGGCCTTTGATAGATTTGGTAAGAAACTTGCTGAGATTGAAGAgaaaattatgaatatgaacaaTGATGAGAAACTTAAGAACAGAGTTGGACCAGTTAAGGTTCCTTACACTTTGCTTTATCCTACTAGTGACGAGGGACTTACTGGGAAGGGAATTCCCAATAGTGTTTCAATATAA